Proteins found in one Misgurnus anguillicaudatus chromosome 3, ASM2758022v2, whole genome shotgun sequence genomic segment:
- the ltv1 gene encoding protein LTV1 homolog, translated as MPHRKKKAFINKKNAVSFHLVHRSQKDPLAADEKAPQHVLLPAAKADVDKRKDEQRKFGVFFDDDYDYLQHLKDVSQTTELISAPNVRRDARLRMPELEDDDDEDNEELEGDDARVPASITLPSSVFATEFEEEVGLLNKAAPISGPRLDMDPDIVAALDDDFNFEDPENMLDDDFVIKANDIMGEGDDDDDEWEDTDDEDDDEDEEKDYDSAGGLSENDEDRLREFMFMDCETKSRFTEYSMTSSVMRRNEQLTLLDDRFEKFFEQFDDDEIGALDNAELEGYIEPDSNRLEEVIKDYFIQKEKECQKPDQLGPAELPSVREEDEDEDQEVVEMEAMVIEPPVERWDCETIISTYSNLYNRPKLIQDPPKPKQIRVSKKTGIPLEVLEKRGPTAKQIERMERINDSDLPRVSTQPRSREENTDERKARKQAIKMERKERRTEKKANKMAFKQEKQMQEKQMVNLRANVQGLKLS; from the exons ATG CCTCACAGAAAGAAGAAAGCTTTTATCAATAAGAAGAATGCGGTATCATTTCATCTGGTCCACAGGAGTCAGAAAGACCCGCTGGCCGCGGATGAGAAGGCTCCTCAACACGTGCTTTTACCTGCTGCTAAg GCAGATGTGGACAAGAGGAAAGATGAGCAACGCAAGTTTGGTGTGTTTTTCGACGATGACTACGACTACCTGCAGCATCTGAAAGACGTGTCCCAGACCACAGAGCTCATCTCCGCTCCTAACGTCCGCAGAGATGCTCGATTAAGGATGCCGGAGTtggaggatgatgatgatgaggataATGAAGAGCTGGAGGGAGATGACGCCCGTGTTCCT GCCTCCATCACATTGCCGTCGTCTGTGTTTGCGACGGAGTTTGAAGAGGAAGTGGGTTTGTTAAACAAAGCCGCTCCTATTTCAG GGCCACGATTGGATATGGACCCAGACATAGTCGCTGCTTTGGATGATGACTTTAATTTTGAGGACCCAGAGAACATGCTGGATGATGACTTTGTCATCAAGGCCAATGACATCATGGG TgaaggtgatgatgatgatgatgaatggGAGGACAcggatgatgaagatgatgatgaagatgaggaaAAAGACTATGACTCGGCAGGCGGTCTGTCAGAGAATGATGAAGACCGTCTGCGAGAGTTCATGTTTATGGATTGCGAAACGAAGAGTCGTTTTACCGAGTACTCCATGACCTCCTCCGTCATGAGAAGAAACGAGCAGCTCACGCTCCTGGATGATCGCTTTGAAAAG TTTTTCGAACAGTTTGACGACGATGAGATCGGAGCTCTGGATAATGCCGAGCTGGAGGGTTACATCGAACCGGACAGCAACCGGCTTGAGGAGGTCATCAAAGACTACTTCATACAGAAAGAGAAAGA atGTCAGAAGCCAGATCAGTTGGGTCCTGCAGAGTTGCCCTCTGTAAGAGAGGAAGATGAGGATGAAGATCAGGAGGTGGTGGAGATGGAGGCGATGGTCATCGAGCCTCCAGTAGAGAGATGGGACTGTGAGACCATCATCA GCACATATTCTAACCTGTACAACCGACCCAAACTCATCCAAGACCCTCCTAAG CCCAAGCAGATCCGAGTGTCAAAAAAGACGGGCATTCCTCTGGAAGTCCTGGAGAAAAGAGGTCCGACAGCCAAACAGATTGAGAGAATGGAGAGGATCAATGATTCGGATCTGCCCAGAGTTTCGACACAGCCCCGCTCGCGAGAGGAAAACACAGACGAGAGGAAAGCCAGAAAACAGGCCATCAAAATGGAGAGGAAG GAGAGGAGGACGGAAAAAAAGGCAAACAAAATGGCAttcaaacaggaaaaacaaatgCAGGAAAAGCAGATGGTGAATTTGAGAGCAAATGTTCAGGGCTTGAAGCTCTCGTAG